Proteins from one Armatimonadota bacterium genomic window:
- a CDS encoding GDSL-type esterase/lipase family protein yields the protein MSPYSCIIAVFLMLYCSAAYSAILPLEKPGMGVRVEAGKYVVRGHVVEVSKTTDLAIEPPDKIRVVNEEHVLSDQKPIAWHSGTALKKTLGPVDTGTRLPYAIVPDSVRVHSSPNGGTIYQEGKDYFLDDVWGGISRLETGSIPKDKPVYIDYEVYLQRVDLIEVSPLGAVVIRKERSVAVNAEIPEPHPGMTPLAHIYVPYRTKAITSENIYPLPSDDITWRDFIKVSGREYLAHTLELLAKGKRVTIVCWGDSVTAGGSPSSHDKCYVELFRAQLKAAYPKAEIIVINAGIGGSNTDSRRERFDQEVLSHNPDLITVEYVNDAGMTPEHIASNYAWFIARARAKNPIIEFIILTPHFVMPDWMGNFDKSVPAMRKAAFENKVALGDTTNIWAHLRDIGIPYMILQANGINHPNDLGHKFFAETLMALMSPR from the coding sequence ATGTCGCCATATTCTTGCATAATAGCTGTCTTCTTGATGCTTTACTGCTCCGCTGCTTACTCTGCCATCCTACCTCTCGAAAAACCAGGAATGGGAGTTCGCGTGGAGGCTGGGAAATATGTAGTGCGCGGACACGTGGTAGAGGTCAGTAAGACTACCGACTTAGCTATCGAGCCTCCTGACAAAATCAGAGTGGTAAACGAAGAGCATGTATTAAGCGACCAAAAGCCAATCGCCTGGCATTCTGGCACTGCACTTAAAAAGACCCTTGGACCAGTGGATACAGGCACACGCCTCCCATATGCCATTGTTCCAGACTCGGTAAGGGTTCATTCATCTCCTAATGGTGGCACAATATATCAAGAGGGGAAGGACTACTTCCTCGATGATGTTTGGGGTGGGATTTCGCGCTTGGAGACTGGCAGCATTCCAAAGGATAAGCCAGTCTACATAGATTATGAGGTTTACCTACAGCGTGTAGATTTGATAGAAGTTTCTCCTCTTGGGGCTGTAGTGATACGAAAAGAACGCTCTGTGGCTGTAAATGCCGAGATTCCTGAGCCTCATCCTGGGATGACTCCCCTTGCACACATTTATGTCCCTTACCGCACGAAGGCAATTACAAGTGAAAACATTTACCCTCTGCCTAGCGATGATATTACTTGGCGAGATTTTATCAAGGTTTCTGGGCGCGAGTATCTGGCGCATACGCTAGAACTTCTTGCCAAAGGTAAACGGGTGACAATTGTATGTTGGGGCGACAGCGTTACAGCGGGAGGCTCTCCCAGCTCCCATGATAAATGCTATGTCGAGCTCTTTCGTGCACAGTTAAAGGCTGCCTATCCAAAAGCTGAGATTATAGTTATTAACGCGGGAATAGGCGGCTCAAACACCGATTCTCGCCGAGAAAGGTTCGACCAAGAAGTTCTTTCACATAATCCCGATCTCATCACTGTTGAGTATGTGAATGATGCCGGCATGACCCCTGAGCACATAGCATCGAATTACGCTTGGTTCATTGCCAGGGCTAGGGCGAAAAATCCTATTATCGAGTTTATCATTCTAACTCCTCATTTTGTAATGCCAGATTGGATGGGTAACTTCGACAAATCCGTTCCTGCAATGCGCAAGGCTGCCTTTGAAAATAAGGTAGCCTTGGGCGATACAACAAATATATGGGCGCATCTTCGAGATATCGGCATTCCGTACATGATTCTTCAAGCCAATGGCATAAACCACCCAAATGACCTAGGCCATAAGTTTTTTGCCGAGACTCTAATGGCCCTGATGTCGCCTCGTTAG
- the ahbD gene encoding heme b synthase, translated as MKYSHRGEFTPRLVFWELTTACNLKCIHCRAVPTEKRSPDELSTSEARVLINQIASFAKPVIVLSGGEPLVRADVFEIASYAKSKELPVALATNGTLITPKIAQAIKESGIRRVSVSIDGPDAASHDRFRQAYGSFDAALQGIEYLKRDGIPFQINTTVTKQNVDQIPAILKLAVSRGAAALHIFLLVPTGCGKEIADDEMIEPAEYERVLNWLYDRSKDSKINLKATCAPHYFRIIHQRARAEGAKIASETHGFEAMTKGCLAGSGVCFVSSKGEVYPCGYLPISAGNIRQAHFKDIWDNAEVFRRLRDEDNLHGKCGYCEFRRICMGCRARAYALTGDYLAPEPYCIYEPRKR; from the coding sequence ATGAAATATTCACATCGCGGTGAGTTCACACCAAGACTCGTGTTTTGGGAGCTTACCACAGCATGCAATCTGAAATGCATCCACTGTCGAGCCGTTCCCACTGAGAAGCGGTCGCCGGACGAGCTTTCGACGTCGGAAGCAAGGGTTCTAATTAACCAAATCGCTTCTTTTGCAAAACCAGTTATTGTGCTTAGCGGCGGCGAACCACTTGTTCGTGCTGACGTCTTCGAAATAGCATCCTATGCTAAGTCGAAGGAACTGCCGGTCGCGCTGGCAACCAATGGCACGCTAATCACACCAAAAATTGCTCAAGCAATCAAAGAATCAGGGATTCGGCGTGTAAGTGTGAGCATCGATGGCCCCGACGCCGCCTCCCACGACAGATTTCGACAAGCCTACGGCTCATTTGATGCCGCTTTGCAGGGAATCGAATATCTAAAAAGAGATGGCATACCCTTTCAAATCAACACGACAGTTACGAAGCAAAACGTAGACCAAATCCCAGCAATCCTCAAACTCGCGGTCAGCCGAGGGGCGGCGGCACTGCATATCTTCCTTCTTGTCCCAACGGGCTGTGGAAAAGAAATAGCCGACGATGAGATGATCGAACCAGCGGAATATGAGCGCGTGCTTAACTGGCTGTATGATCGGTCGAAAGACTCTAAAATCAACTTGAAGGCTACCTGCGCTCCCCATTACTTTCGAATCATTCACCAACGCGCCCGAGCAGAGGGCGCCAAGATCGCCTCGGAAACACATGGCTTTGAGGCAATGACAAAAGGATGTCTTGCTGGGTCTGGGGTCTGCTTTGTTTCTAGCAAAGGCGAAGTGTATCCCTGCGGTTATCTGCCAATCTCGGCCGGGAACATACGCCAGGCCCACTTCAAGGACATATGGGATAATGCCGAAGTTTTCCGTCGCCTTCGTGACGAAGACAATCTCCACGGGAAATGTGGTTATTGCGAATTTCGGCGAATATGCATGGGATGCCGCGCCCGTGCCTACGCTCTTACCGGCGACTACCTTGCCCCAGAACCATATTGCATATACGAACCCAGGAAAAGGTGA
- the selD gene encoding selenide, water dikinase SelD, producing the protein MAESKIRLTLLTHGGGUACKVSPADLAQVLRRLPPITDPNVLVGLNTADDAAVYKVSDDLAIAATVDYFTPVVDDPYDFGQIAVANALSDCYAMGVQPSIALNLVGFPVRTLPLFVLDQILAGGSDKAKEAGVTIVGGHTIDDPEPKYGMAVIGFTTPEAPVTNAGARRGDALVLTKPLGIGIITTGIKADETTPQAAHQAIEIMKTLNRTASIVMTEIGVHACTDVTGFGLLGHLWEMTSASKVGAEIFLSRIPVLAEAWRLVEEGVIPGGAYSNREYVAANVTFAPEIKEDAQLILSDPQTSGGLLMAVAPEKLDNLVAKLKSAGVPTAAVIGSITSDLPGRIKVFP; encoded by the coding sequence GTGGCTGAAAGCAAAATACGATTGACCTTGCTGACCCACGGCGGCGGTTGAGCGTGCAAGGTCAGCCCAGCCGACCTGGCGCAGGTTCTGCGCCGTCTACCACCAATCACAGATCCAAATGTCCTTGTTGGCTTGAATACCGCAGACGATGCGGCGGTCTACAAAGTCAGCGACGACCTAGCGATTGCCGCTACGGTGGATTATTTCACGCCGGTGGTTGATGACCCTTATGACTTTGGGCAGATTGCCGTCGCGAATGCACTCAGCGACTGTTATGCAATGGGTGTTCAACCCTCAATCGCGCTTAATCTCGTCGGCTTTCCAGTAAGGACTCTCCCGCTATTTGTTCTTGATCAAATTCTGGCTGGCGGAAGTGACAAAGCAAAGGAAGCAGGGGTAACCATCGTAGGCGGCCATACGATTGACGACCCCGAGCCAAAGTACGGCATGGCAGTCATCGGGTTCACCACACCAGAGGCGCCAGTCACGAATGCCGGAGCGCGGAGGGGTGATGCCCTTGTTCTAACAAAGCCACTTGGGATTGGAATAATTACCACCGGCATCAAAGCTGACGAAACTACACCTCAAGCCGCACACCAGGCTATTGAAATTATGAAAACTCTCAATCGGACCGCTTCCATAGTAATGACTGAAATCGGAGTCCATGCATGCACCGACGTAACAGGCTTTGGATTGTTAGGCCACCTCTGGGAAATGACTTCAGCAAGTAAAGTTGGGGCCGAAATATTTCTTTCCAGAATTCCTGTACTAGCTGAAGCATGGCGGCTGGTGGAGGAAGGAGTCATCCCTGGTGGCGCCTATTCAAATCGCGAATATGTGGCGGCTAACGTTACGTTCGCACCCGAGATAAAAGAAGACGCGCAGCTTATACTGAGCGACCCGCAAACCTCAGGCGGCCTTCTCATGGCGGTTGCGCCAGAAAAGCTCGATAATCTTGTCGCGAAACTCAAATCGGCAGGCGTTCCTACCGCGGCTGTCATAGGCTCAATAACCTCGGACCTTCCAGGACGAATCAAAGTCTTTCCATAA
- a CDS encoding cold-shock protein has translation MATGKVKWFSETKGYGFIAMDDGNDIFVHYTGIVGTGRRNLFEGQEVQFDIVQGPKGPQAANVEPA, from the coding sequence ATGGCTACCGGCAAGGTCAAATGGTTCAGCGAAACCAAAGGCTATGGATTTATAGCCATGGACGATGGGAACGACATCTTCGTCCATTACACCGGAATTGTCGGAACCGGTAGAAGGAATCTCTTCGAGGGACAGGAAGTCCAGTTCGACATCGTCCAAGGGCCGAAGGGACCCCAGGCGGCGAACGTGGAACCGGCCTGA